In Streptococcus dysgalactiae subsp. dysgalactiae, the following are encoded in one genomic region:
- the secY2 gene encoding accessory Sec system protein translocase subunit SecY2: protein MKNSLLGKKIAWTFGIVFLYLLGRTIPIGTVSLNAAMFQSQVSKNLMAALASVSGGQFEMTTLFTLGIGPYMTMMILWRSLMIFNVPGITSLTKKVSWFWQNILALTIGIIQAFGLTASLTYVSFAPSYLDNALLGRLTTMVVLISGSMVLTWLTQVNTRYGLGGPVIIILVNMCLNLLENARSLFAECYNRHLIDWVLLVGFIALLLGLVFWTVLIYRAEYRIPLRRISIYSRFAQSTYLPIRLMPAGGMPFMYSMTLMTIPPLLFQGLLSFFPESVLLQYWLENSSLDTLPGAIIYLLILYILSIGFAYFNYDAQKMTKQFQYHGDYIDQIRPGKATYCYIQRTIRLFAHFGAFLVTLVGGLPILINLYAHQPIHFAMMVSNSFIMINLMMTIAEQVEALRIWEQYDPLV from the coding sequence ATGAAAAACTCCTTATTAGGTAAAAAAATAGCATGGACATTTGGAATTGTTTTTCTTTATTTATTAGGTCGAACCATTCCCATTGGAACAGTTTCTTTAAATGCCGCTATGTTTCAATCACAAGTTTCCAAGAATCTCATGGCTGCCTTAGCCTCTGTGTCGGGAGGTCAGTTTGAGATGACAACTTTGTTTACACTAGGTATTGGTCCCTATATGACCATGATGATTCTTTGGCGAAGCTTAATGATTTTTAACGTTCCTGGCATTACTTCGTTAACTAAGAAAGTAAGTTGGTTTTGGCAAAACATCTTGGCTCTTACCATTGGAATTATTCAAGCTTTTGGATTAACGGCATCCTTAACCTATGTCAGTTTTGCACCAAGTTATCTGGACAATGCCTTATTAGGTCGACTAACAACCATGGTCGTTCTGATTTCAGGAAGTATGGTATTAACCTGGTTGACCCAGGTTAATACCAGGTATGGTTTAGGTGGACCGGTAATCATTATTTTAGTCAACATGTGTCTCAATCTACTAGAGAATGCAAGGTCATTATTTGCGGAATGTTATAACAGACATCTGATTGACTGGGTGCTCTTAGTAGGTTTTATAGCTTTGCTTTTGGGTTTGGTTTTTTGGACAGTACTTATTTATCGAGCAGAGTACCGTATCCCTTTAAGACGTATATCGATTTATAGTCGTTTTGCACAATCGACCTACCTTCCTATTCGTTTAATGCCAGCGGGAGGGATGCCTTTTATGTATAGTATGACGTTAATGACTATCCCTCCTCTTTTATTCCAAGGCTTGTTAAGCTTTTTTCCGGAGTCTGTACTCCTTCAGTATTGGCTAGAAAATAGCAGTCTTGACACCCTACCAGGAGCGATTATCTATTTGCTTATTCTTTATATCTTGTCTATAGGTTTTGCTTATTTTAATTATGACGCTCAGAAAATGACTAAACAGTTTCAATATCATGGTGACTATATAGATCAGATTCGTCCAGGAAAGGCTACTTATTGCTATATTCAGCGAACCATTCGTCTGTTTGCTCATTTTGGTGCTTTTTTAGTAACGCTGGTAGGGGGATTACCGATTTTGATCAATCTTTATGCGCACCAACCGATTCATTTTGCCATGATGGTGAGCAATAGTTTTATCATGATCAATCTTATGATGACTATTGCTGAACAAGTTGAAGCTTTAAGAATCTGGGAACAGTATGACCCATTAGTCTAA
- the asp2 gene encoding accessory Sec system protein Asp2, with translation MSEMMRILQVGGKDKSLDLSLPDQMEWHYVSAEGLEIYLKTLLEKEIPAENNRPGLQEVGKSVVLTPNWQFDAVLLMTYLDEAKLEPLSAWVEAHAVFYAKTLSMSASQTGFLRRKMARPLDLLTQDDSSELVSFFQLALFKGQYGDKLHVSDSDIFSDFRGEISFQGHASLTFEGDFGEELTPLFTFKYGIPMEKVATALWWEFEREGVVTLALSIDHIYAGAIDEIKNSQMVSDDALSSPILLYPDAEVGQYNVTVYAKGKGKLLSGPLHRRLSRLGLGELLVGGQVYRNDKRQEVLTYFHPGDMKPPLSVYFSGFRSAEGFEGFHMMKAMGTPFLLISDPRLEGGSFYIGNSDYQEIIVSAIKEALDYLGFDNSQLILSGLSMGTYGALYYAADLEPYALIVGKPFTNIGDTAMNMCLKRPDDFETSADILLGLVGANDSVAAEQVDAQFWEHFKQADFSKTQFAIAYMLDDDYDQKAYDRLLTYASDKSFHLFGKGYTGRHNDNSEAIIKWFLDQYRIFLEDDFGRSRI, from the coding sequence ATGTCTGAAATGATGCGTATCTTGCAAGTAGGTGGAAAAGACAAGTCACTTGATCTCAGCTTGCCAGATCAGATGGAATGGCACTATGTTTCTGCTGAAGGATTAGAAATTTACTTAAAGACTCTCTTAGAAAAAGAAATACCAGCTGAGAATAATAGACCTGGACTTCAAGAAGTTGGCAAATCAGTTGTTTTGACACCTAATTGGCAATTTGACGCTGTTTTACTGATGACTTATCTGGATGAAGCGAAACTTGAGCCCTTATCTGCATGGGTAGAGGCACATGCCGTTTTCTATGCTAAAACTCTATCGATGTCAGCCAGTCAAACGGGGTTTTTGAGACGCAAAATGGCTCGACCTTTGGATTTATTGACACAAGATGATTCTAGTGAGCTTGTTTCTTTTTTTCAACTAGCCTTGTTTAAGGGACAATACGGTGATAAGTTACACGTATCTGATAGTGATATTTTTTCTGATTTTCGTGGAGAGATTTCTTTTCAAGGGCATGCAAGCTTAACTTTTGAAGGTGACTTTGGAGAAGAGTTAACACCACTTTTTACGTTTAAGTATGGGATTCCTATGGAAAAAGTTGCGACGGCATTATGGTGGGAGTTTGAAAGAGAGGGAGTAGTGACGCTTGCCCTCTCCATAGACCATATTTATGCTGGAGCTATTGATGAAATCAAGAATAGTCAAATGGTTTCTGATGACGCTTTGAGCAGTCCTATTTTGCTTTACCCTGATGCGGAGGTCGGACAGTATAATGTCACGGTTTATGCCAAAGGGAAAGGAAAGCTCTTGTCTGGCCCTTTACACCGTCGATTATCACGTCTGGGGTTAGGAGAGCTTCTTGTTGGTGGACAGGTTTATCGGAATGATAAAAGGCAAGAAGTGTTGACTTATTTTCATCCTGGGGATATGAAACCTCCATTATCCGTTTACTTTTCTGGTTTTCGCAGTGCTGAAGGCTTTGAAGGCTTTCACATGATGAAAGCGATGGGAACTCCCTTTTTGCTAATATCTGATCCACGATTAGAAGGAGGATCCTTCTATATAGGGAACTCTGACTATCAGGAAATAATTGTGTCAGCAATCAAAGAAGCCTTAGATTATCTAGGTTTTGATAATTCTCAACTCATTCTTTCTGGTCTTTCGATGGGAACTTACGGCGCTCTTTATTATGCGGCTGATTTGGAACCATATGCTCTTATTGTAGGAAAACCGTTTACTAACATTGGCGATACAGCTATGAACATGTGTTTAAAGCGTCCAGATGATTTTGAAACTAGTGCCGATATCCTGTTAGGATTGGTTGGGGCTAATGACTCAGTTGCTGCTGAGCAGGTGGATGCTCAATTTTGGGAACATTTTAAGCAGGCTGATTTTTCTAAAACCCAGTTTGCGATTGCTTATATGTTAGATGATGACTACGACCAGAAGGCTTATGATCGTTTGCTGACCTATGCTTCTGATAAATCGTTTCATCTGTTTGGTAAAGGGTATACAGGCCGGCATAATGATAATAGTGAGGCTATCATCAAATGGTTCTTAGATCAGTATCGCATATTCCTAGAAGATGATTTTGGAAGGAGCAGGATATGA
- the secA2 gene encoding accessory Sec system translocase SecA2 → MTRKVSLALSALKLKPIKGILKRVNQLSQQWASMSDKDLRYQTYLLRQRLAEGDSLDMILPEAFATVREAAKRVLGMYPFDVQVMGAIVLHQGRIAEMKTGEGKTLTATMPLYLNALEGKGAILVTTNEYLAVRDAKEMEPLYHFLGLNVGIGVTENKENNLTVDQKRDIYQSDIVYTTSAALGFDYLIENLASSSHEKFLRGFHYIIVDEADAILLDIAQTPLIISGSPRVQSNLYMVCQRFVETLKENLEYKYDKDKQTVYLLEEGMDWAETFFNVTDIYDGDFAELNRHINLALRAKHLYQKGRDYVVQDEEVKLLDNRTGRLLEGTRLQSGIHQAIETKEGLNRSQESRAMASITYQNLFNLFPKLSGMTGTGKSVESELLETYGMDVVLIPTHRPVQRQDLPDQIFVTLPEKLYATLGEVKRRHSTGQPILLISGTVEVAEIYSKMLLQEGIAHSLLTANNLAKEAMIIKEAGQLGAVTVATSLAGRGTDIKLGVEVASLGGLAVLGTERMANSRIDWQLRGRAGRQGDPGISQFFISLEDDLILKQGPKWLKDYFEKNDHANRSNYGFPLKARRFKRAINQAQLKSEDEAADRRYQTVQFDEALRIQRQLVYGLREKLINQQGSLAQAVEKIVNEMIEDFVEQRENDSEATLKRHILENYSYQFKQLPGSVNPGSDKEVKALLWKLFSDEMTKKQQLLKSQESQEEFFRLCVLKAIDSCWIEEVDHLQQLKAVVISRSLAQRNSMYEYYQEAFRSYEDMARAVKVEVIRHAMLSTIRISRDGEKSIYFA, encoded by the coding sequence ATGACAAGAAAGGTTTCATTAGCCTTGTCGGCTTTAAAGTTAAAACCGATTAAAGGTATTTTAAAGAGAGTTAACCAGCTCAGTCAGCAATGGGCTAGCATGTCTGATAAAGACTTGCGCTATCAAACGTATCTTTTGAGACAGCGACTAGCCGAGGGTGACAGTTTAGATATGATTTTGCCAGAAGCCTTTGCAACAGTACGAGAAGCTGCAAAGCGGGTTTTAGGTATGTATCCTTTTGATGTCCAAGTGATGGGAGCAATAGTGCTTCATCAGGGACGCATCGCTGAAATGAAAACAGGAGAAGGTAAGACTCTGACAGCAACTATGCCTCTCTATCTCAATGCTTTGGAAGGTAAAGGAGCCATCTTAGTTACTACTAACGAGTATTTAGCGGTGCGTGATGCTAAGGAGATGGAACCCTTATATCATTTTTTAGGCTTAAATGTTGGCATTGGTGTTACTGAGAACAAAGAGAATAATCTGACTGTGGACCAAAAAAGAGATATCTATCAATCTGATATTGTTTACACCACAAGTGCTGCATTGGGATTTGATTATTTAATAGAGAATTTAGCTAGTTCTAGTCATGAAAAATTTCTGAGAGGTTTTCACTATATCATTGTGGATGAAGCAGATGCAATTTTATTAGATATTGCTCAAACACCTTTGATTATCTCTGGATCGCCTCGAGTACAATCAAATCTGTATATGGTTTGCCAACGGTTTGTAGAAACGCTCAAGGAAAACCTCGAGTACAAATATGATAAGGATAAGCAAACAGTCTATCTCTTGGAAGAAGGAATGGATTGGGCGGAGACTTTCTTTAATGTAACAGATATTTACGATGGTGACTTTGCTGAGCTCAATCGTCACATTAATCTAGCATTACGTGCTAAGCACCTTTATCAAAAAGGGAGAGATTATGTGGTTCAAGATGAGGAAGTCAAGTTGTTAGACAATCGAACAGGACGGCTATTGGAAGGGACACGCCTTCAATCTGGAATTCACCAAGCTATTGAGACCAAAGAAGGGCTCAATAGAAGTCAAGAGAGTCGTGCTATGGCTTCAATCACTTATCAGAATTTGTTTAACCTGTTTCCTAAATTATCTGGCATGACAGGGACAGGTAAGTCAGTGGAAAGTGAGCTCTTAGAAACTTATGGTATGGATGTGGTTCTTATCCCGACACACCGTCCAGTTCAGCGGCAAGATTTGCCTGATCAGATCTTTGTCACTTTACCTGAGAAACTTTATGCGACACTAGGTGAAGTGAAAAGACGTCATAGTACTGGACAGCCTATTTTACTGATTTCTGGAACAGTTGAAGTGGCGGAAATTTATTCGAAAATGCTGTTGCAAGAAGGAATTGCTCACTCTCTCTTGACAGCTAATAATCTTGCTAAAGAAGCGATGATTATTAAAGAAGCTGGACAACTAGGAGCCGTTACAGTTGCAACTTCACTAGCAGGACGAGGGACCGATATCAAATTAGGAGTAGAAGTGGCATCTCTTGGTGGTCTCGCTGTTTTGGGGACAGAAAGGATGGCCAATAGTCGTATAGATTGGCAGCTGAGAGGTCGTGCAGGACGGCAAGGTGATCCTGGAATAAGTCAATTTTTTATCTCACTCGAAGATGACTTAATTCTTAAACAAGGACCAAAATGGTTAAAAGATTATTTTGAGAAAAATGATCACGCTAACCGTTCCAACTATGGTTTTCCTCTGAAAGCTAGGCGATTTAAGCGAGCTATTAATCAGGCTCAGTTAAAAAGTGAAGATGAAGCTGCAGATAGGCGATACCAAACGGTACAGTTTGATGAAGCTTTACGAATTCAAAGACAGTTAGTTTATGGTCTACGCGAAAAGCTTATCAATCAGCAAGGAAGTTTAGCTCAGGCTGTCGAAAAAATTGTTAACGAAATGATAGAGGACTTTGTAGAACAACGGGAAAATGACAGTGAAGCCACTTTAAAGCGTCATATTTTGGAGAACTATAGTTACCAGTTTAAGCAATTACCTGGTAGCGTTAACCCAGGTTCAGATAAAGAGGTCAAAGCACTACTTTGGAAATTATTTTCTGATGAAATGACCAAAAAGCAACAATTACTTAAGTCTCAAGAAAGTCAAGAAGAATTTTTTCGTTTGTGTGTCTTAAAAGCTATTGACAGTTGTTGGATTGAAGAAGTAGATCATTTGCAACAACTTAAAGCGGTTGTAATCAGTCGTTCTTTGGCTCAACGTAATAGTATGTATGAGTATTATCAAGAAGCCTTTCGTTCTTACGAAGATATGGCCCGTGCCGTTAAAGTAGAAGTGATTCGACATGCCATGCTCAGTACCATACGAATATCAAGAGATGGGGAAAAATCTATTTATTTCGCATAA
- the asp3 gene encoding accessory Sec system protein Asp3: protein MSKSLILNLKSTELSRWDTYLYGTYLSKDTEGLLFDNPCLAPGKALLGWYSKRHYQMHRVCPDLPLIIPGHHYQLSYHVQVLSEGTCYLQVRFKNQQDEVIEVLTVRERECHFTCPADTYHYDISLMTAGCHRLLFQGIKLYACDTSESWQKVEEASSYREQDLPEDLDLIRFLIPLT from the coding sequence ATGAGCAAATCACTGATACTTAACTTAAAGTCAACTGAACTTTCTCGATGGGACACGTATTTGTATGGTACATACCTCTCAAAAGATACAGAAGGGCTGCTGTTTGATAATCCCTGTTTAGCACCTGGAAAGGCGCTCTTAGGTTGGTATTCTAAAAGGCATTATCAGATGCATCGTGTCTGTCCAGACTTACCTTTGATTATTCCTGGACATCACTATCAATTAAGTTATCACGTCCAAGTTCTATCGGAAGGGACTTGCTATCTTCAAGTGAGGTTCAAAAATCAGCAAGATGAGGTGATTGAGGTTTTAACCGTTCGTGAAAGAGAATGTCATTTTACTTGTCCAGCAGATACCTATCATTATGATATTTCTCTGATGACAGCAGGATGTCATCGTTTGCTATTTCAGGGGATTAAGTTATATGCTTGTGATACCTCTGAGAGTTGGCAGAAGGTTGAGGAAGCTAGTTCTTACAGGGAACAAGATTTACCAGAAGATTTAGATCTCATTCGCTTTCTTATTCCATTAACATAG
- the asp1 gene encoding accessory Sec system protein Asp1, which produces MFYFIPSWYPANRQWYHQTPVWYRFNQEMAFDDTINQVKLFREDMTQVALLVLNYQPQLRYFLHQQDLLGLQYWSFFDDIQNSHDRQTKAIDFKKLNWPKGVRFIYTAFAVVVRIGKIDLATVHFAHNGNLHSICYKDKGQISKEYVFDDRGFLSSLLVYKEGQVHHQDYLNPNGVWQVREYFEKNQRVLEINPQSDKVFGKQFYASWEELISERLALLKEQQFQAKDKLVIAAHQQHNYLLTSLFSDQKKIISFFGQRLTFKHSPQMVGILSEAQLIIVDTQEKENSLKEMMAKQLTQECPVLRMTPFDTRLRLGHSQNYRELEVYYFIDTIDEIAYEESLLILLEQMQKHENMTLKIVSFDSRRHQEAMLAHIEELINTHFNQENFYQEQTIGENQLEERLVLDRIQLQWITSERELIVALDKVRLVLDLGDKPDLYTQIASISAGIPQINRVASEYVSHQKNGWILASLEELSLALDYYLTGLSNWNKALVHTVQKMSNYSSGELLEQWKKYL; this is translated from the coding sequence ATGTTTTATTTTATTCCTTCTTGGTATCCTGCCAATCGTCAGTGGTATCATCAAACGCCTGTCTGGTATCGATTTAATCAGGAGATGGCATTTGATGATACAATCAATCAGGTAAAACTTTTTCGAGAAGATATGACACAGGTGGCTTTGTTGGTGTTGAATTATCAGCCACAGCTGCGCTATTTTTTGCATCAACAAGATCTGTTAGGTCTTCAGTATTGGTCTTTTTTTGATGATATTCAAAATAGTCATGACAGACAGACCAAGGCTATCGACTTTAAGAAATTGAATTGGCCAAAAGGAGTTCGCTTTATCTATACGGCTTTTGCGGTGGTGGTAAGGATAGGAAAAATCGATTTAGCAACGGTTCATTTTGCTCACAATGGCAATTTACACAGTATTTGTTATAAAGACAAAGGGCAAATAAGCAAAGAGTATGTCTTTGATGACCGTGGCTTTTTATCGAGTTTATTGGTGTACAAAGAAGGACAGGTTCATCATCAGGATTACCTCAATCCTAACGGCGTTTGGCAAGTTCGAGAATATTTTGAAAAAAACCAAAGAGTCTTAGAAATCAATCCTCAGTCTGATAAGGTGTTTGGCAAACAGTTCTACGCTTCTTGGGAGGAATTGATTAGTGAAAGACTAGCGCTCTTAAAAGAACAACAGTTTCAAGCAAAAGATAAGCTGGTTATTGCTGCTCATCAGCAACATAATTATTTACTGACTAGTCTTTTTTCAGACCAAAAAAAGATTATCTCCTTTTTTGGTCAGCGGCTTACCTTTAAACATAGCCCTCAAATGGTAGGGATATTGTCCGAAGCTCAATTAATCATAGTAGACACTCAAGAAAAAGAAAACTCTTTGAAGGAAATGATGGCCAAACAATTGACTCAGGAGTGTCCAGTGCTTAGAATGACTCCTTTTGATACCCGTCTACGCCTAGGACACAGTCAAAATTACAGGGAGCTAGAAGTTTACTATTTCATTGATACTATTGATGAAATAGCTTATGAGGAAAGTCTTTTGATTTTACTGGAGCAAATGCAAAAGCATGAAAACATGACCTTGAAGATAGTCAGCTTTGATTCACGACGTCATCAAGAAGCAATGTTAGCCCATATAGAAGAGTTGATTAACACTCATTTTAATCAAGAAAACTTTTATCAAGAACAAACTATTGGTGAAAATCAACTGGAAGAAAGACTTGTTTTGGATCGCATTCAGCTGCAATGGATAACTAGCGAGCGTGAACTCATCGTAGCCCTTGATAAAGTACGTTTAGTACTTGATTTGGGAGATAAGCCTGATTTGTATACGCAGATTGCTAGTATCTCAGCCGGTATTCCACAGATTAATCGAGTAGCAAGTGAGTATGTGAGCCATCAGAAAAATGGGTGGATTTTGGCTTCTTTAGAGGAATTGAGCCTTGCTTTAGATTATTATTTGACAGGATTGTCTAATTGGAACAAGGCTTTGGTGCATACGGTTCAAAAAATGTCAAATTATAGCAGTGGCGAGTTGTTAGAACAGTGGAAAAAATATTTATAA
- the gtfA gene encoding accessory Sec system glycosyltransferase GtfA has translation MTVYNINLGIGWASSGVEYAQAYRATLFRKLGVTAKFIFTDFIAGENIQHLTQNMGFKDNEVLWLYSFFTDIPIAPTSVTLTDLQESMTCPIQREERQGKVVRYFNDDSDFFMTAYCNDANSQLVQRVEYVSKGILIRKDYFTSTRLFSEYYAPKDGRATVYLRRFFNQDGSVAYEENVDGTQSVFRFKQEIFDDKSQLLKEMLHRLQLSKDDLIILDRSTGIGQAVFQEKGEAKLAVVIHAEHFSPHNVTPDTILWNNFYDYQFTNADKVDAFICATSVQSQLLADHMQVYQSCQPQIVTIPVGSLVTCRHPEKDRKPFSLVTVSRLASEKHVDWLVKAVIESKQCLPGLSFDIYGTGGEEAKLRDLIAKNHAQDYIRLLGHRQMEELYQDYEVYLAGSTSEGFGLSLMEAVGSGLALIGLDVRYGNQTFIKDGQNGYLIPRQEPDDSKQMVKAFAEKIIDLYSKADLDAFRYKSYQIAESFLEDAIMKKWRYFLEEVVGND, from the coding sequence ATGACAGTATATAATATTAATCTAGGCATTGGTTGGGCCAGCTCAGGGGTTGAATATGCTCAGGCATACCGTGCCACCCTCTTTAGAAAATTAGGTGTTACTGCTAAATTTATCTTTACAGATTTTATCGCAGGTGAAAATATTCAGCACCTGACCCAGAATATGGGCTTCAAAGATAACGAGGTTCTTTGGCTTTATAGCTTTTTCACAGATATTCCTATTGCTCCAACAAGTGTGACATTGACAGATTTGCAAGAGAGTATGACCTGTCCTATCCAACGAGAAGAGCGTCAAGGTAAGGTGGTTCGTTATTTTAACGATGATAGTGATTTTTTCATGACTGCCTACTGTAACGATGCGAACAGTCAATTGGTTCAGCGAGTGGAGTATGTTTCAAAAGGGATTTTGATTCGAAAGGATTATTTCACTTCGACTCGTTTGTTTTCGGAATACTATGCTCCTAAAGATGGGAGAGCTACGGTTTATTTGCGTCGCTTCTTTAACCAAGATGGTAGTGTGGCTTACGAGGAAAATGTGGATGGTACTCAGAGTGTTTTTCGTTTCAAACAAGAAATTTTTGATGACAAGTCCCAACTTCTTAAGGAGATGTTGCATCGACTTCAATTAAGTAAAGATGATCTGATTATCCTAGATAGATCAACTGGTATTGGACAAGCTGTTTTTCAAGAAAAAGGCGAAGCAAAGCTTGCAGTTGTCATTCATGCAGAACATTTCAGTCCTCATAATGTTACTCCAGATACTATTTTATGGAATAATTTTTACGACTATCAATTCACTAATGCTGATAAAGTGGATGCTTTTATTTGTGCGACCTCCGTTCAAAGCCAATTACTGGCAGATCACATGCAAGTTTATCAATCGTGTCAACCGCAAATTGTGACAATTCCTGTGGGGAGTCTGGTCACTTGTCGTCATCCAGAAAAAGATCGAAAACCTTTTTCCTTGGTGACTGTTTCTCGTCTAGCTTCTGAAAAACATGTGGATTGGTTGGTTAAAGCAGTTATTGAATCTAAGCAATGTTTACCAGGACTCAGTTTTGACATTTATGGAACAGGTGGTGAAGAGGCCAAACTAAGGGACTTGATTGCAAAGAATCACGCTCAGGATTACATTCGATTACTAGGGCATAGACAGATGGAAGAGCTTTACCAAGATTACGAAGTCTATCTTGCAGGCTCAACAAGTGAGGGATTTGGGTTAAGCTTAATGGAAGCAGTAGGGTCAGGCTTAGCTTTAATAGGACTTGATGTGCGATATGGTAATCAGACGTTTATTAAAGATGGACAAAATGGCTATTTGATTCCAAGACAAGAGCCTGATGACAGTAAACAAATGGTCAAAGCTTTCGCAGAAAAAATTATAGATCTGTACAGCAAAGCAGACTTGGATGCCTTTAGATATAAATCTTATCAGATAGCTGAATCTTTTTTAGAAGACGCTATCATGAAGAAATGGCGATATTTTCTTGAGGAGGTAGTAGGAAATGATTAG